In the Sarcophilus harrisii chromosome 3, mSarHar1.11, whole genome shotgun sequence genome, one interval contains:
- the LOC111721209 gene encoding LOW QUALITY PROTEIN: SH3 and multiple ankyrin repeat domains protein 1-like (The sequence of the model RefSeq protein was modified relative to this genomic sequence to represent the inferred CDS: substituted 1 base at 1 genomic stop codon): MPRSPVSSEEERRSVSECPEGGSESDSSRDGPGRGPKWGLGLGQLHXPGLRSRLPVGRLHVPDDAHFSMMVFRIGIPDLHQTKCLRIQLTPPPSRQAVRSLRRLSESLQDVLNYGLFQPASSGRDANFLEEERLLREYPQSFEKGVPYLEFRYKTRVYKQTNLDEKQLAKLHTKTGLKKFLEYVQLGTSDKVARLLDKGLDPNYHDSDSGETPLTLAAQIEGSVDVIRTLCLGGAHIDFRARDGMTALHKAVCARHCMALTALLDLGGSPNYKDRRGLTPLFHTAMVGGDPRCCELLLYNRAQLGIADENGWQEIHQACQRGNSQHLEHLLFYGAEPGAQNASGNTALHICALYNKETCARILLYRGANKEVKNNNGQTPFQVAVIAGNF, encoded by the exons ATGCCCCGAAGCCCCGTGTCCAGCGAGGAGGAGCGCCGCAGCGTGAGCGAGTGCCCCGAGGGAGGCTCCGAGTCGGACAGCTCCCGGGACGGCCCGGGCAGGGGACCCAAGTGGGGCCTGGGGCTGGGCCAGCTGCATTAGCCTGGCCTCCGCTCACGTCTTCCGGTAGGACGCCTCCATGTGCCCGACGACGCCCACTTCAGTATGATGGTCTTCCGGATTGGGATCCCCGATCTGCACCAGACC AAATGTCTGCGAATTCAACTGACGCCACCACCCAGCCGCCAAGCAGTAAGGTCTCTCAGGCGCTTGAGCGAGAGCCTCCAGGACGTGCTCAACTACGGGCTGTTCCAGCCGGCCTCCTCCGGCCGGGATGCCAACTTCCTGGAGGAGGAGCGCCTGCTCCGAGAGTACCCCCAGTCCTTTGAGAAGGGCGTGCCCTACCTCGAG ttccgATACAAGACCCGGGTTTACAAGCAGACCAATCTGGATGAGAAGCAGCTAGCAAAACTCCATACCAAG ACCGGGCTGAAGAAGTTTCTGGAGTACGTACAGCTCGGCACATCCGACAAGGTGGCGAGGCTGTTGGACAAGGGGCTGGACCCCAATTATCATGACTCTGACTCAGGAG AGACGCCCCTGACGCTGGCGGCCCAGATCGAGGGCTCGGTGGACGTGATCCGCACGCTGTGCTTGGGCGGGGCCCACATCGACTTCCGGGCCCGGGACGGGATGACGGCGCTGCACAAGGCCGTGTGTGCCCGGCACTGCATGGCGCTCACG GCTCTGCTGGACCTTGGGGGATCCCCCAACTACAAGGACCGCCGGGGGCTCACTCCCTTGTTCCACACAGCCATGGTGGGTGGAGACCCTCGATGCTGTGAGCTGCTGCTCTACAACCGGGCCCAGCTGGGCATTGCTGATGAGAACGGCTGGCAGGAGATCCACCAG GCCTGCCAGAGAGGGAACTCCCAACACCTGGAACACCTGCTGTTTTATGGGGCCGAGCCAGGCGCCCAGAATGCATCGGGGAACACAGCCTTGCACATCTGTGCCCTCTACAACAAG